In the genome of Caenorhabditis elegans chromosome IV, the window GATCGgaataaaaattcaggaaaaatagaacaaccaaaaaacagaaaaggatttttcgaatttccggaaaatcaaaaatcgaaaaaaaaaatgtttagaattactataaattgaaaaaaaatgaacgaaaattgtaatttttaatcaaattttgttaatcaggaaaacagaagaaaacctaaaattttcttctaataAGAAtgaaaatggccaaaaaaaatttccgctaATTcgaaacatcaaaattttagaaagctaacaaaaattgtaatatttaatataacctttttttccattttttcattcGATGCTCATATCCAGtcttttgtaacaaaaaatgatacaTTTCAGAAAGAATTTTCCCCCCACTCAATGGATTCTCCTTCTGCACATGGATCTACCTTGATGCTCTTTCGGACAAGAAAGCAGATGCTCATCCGATTCGACTGCTCACTGTTACACGCGCCGTGGCTCCACCGAACTCTGACCCACCATCCAAGAAACCATCGCAGACAGCACATCTCGCCTGCTTTCAGTGTCAATTCTCGGCGTTTGATCGAAGTTTGCTGATTTCTACTGAAGAAAGTGATCAACCTGGAGCGGATTTGGAGAAGActgccaattttcagactgaTAAGGTAATCATATAGATAgctaggtttttaaaaatagagcaatgaaatttggaaaaaaacttttaaaggaTGCACTCGAAGAATGGTTAGTCACCTCTCAACAGAAATTAAGATGGGATTGAAAAGATCTAGAGGAGCTTATTCTAAGGTTGAAACTTCAGGTAATGCTCCAGTAATTGGGTTCGACACCTCTCCAGTGAAACTAATATGAGTTTgaatttggagtcatttaaataaatatttcccagatttcggtactgaACCCTTCAAAACTAATTCATATTCCAGCTGATCAGAATCACATTGGCCGATCAAGTTCGATGTGGAGAATGGTTTCATTTGGCTGTAGTGTTCAATCGATCCGTATTGAAATCATCACAGGTACGAcacttgacaattttttatttaggcgaaaaaaaaaactcatccAGATCTTCACATTATCACCCagaaatttatcagaaaactCATTGAGACGTGTAGGTTTATCTGGGTGtccattattattattatttcttaTTGCATTTTACAATTCCTGAAATCCTCGGATTCTACCCGCCCTCTAGTAGATCGTTCGGAATGTGATCTAGATGAGCATCCAAACCTTCTTCCAGCCAAATCTCAAactaattcgaattttatagGTATCACTCTACTTGAACGGCCGTCACATTTCAACGCAAAAGCTGATGTATGTAGCACAAAATGCTGGAGGAGCAGCCACTCAGCTGGCACAAACATACTCGGTGAATGCAGTTGTTGGCACATTGCCAGCTCTCAGAAGGCCTAGCAGGTTAAGGTATGTGCGACAGGAATTCTGTGGAACTCGGAAAAACCGAAGCATAGCAAAAAATTGCGGTTTGAAATccgcattttttcaacaatttaatACAAAACTCGGATTCTGAAATGAAactttaagattttttaaatgttttttggaagttcttgaaatttgtaaaagtttggaaaaaactttttctttttttggttttttttctcaatttttccaacaaaaaaaaaaagcaaagtatTTTACGGACAGATTATAAAATTCTGTAATTCTATTCACTAAAATTAATTCTTGCAGATTCCGCCTGGCTTCGATATTCCTCGCCGAAGAGCCAATGACTGCGGAAACAGTTCGAGCTGTTGTACAGCTTCAACCTCATTATATTGGAAATTATCAAACTGCCAGTACAGCTCCACTATTCCACGAGGAAAAGGTTagaatttcattgattttgaaaacaatttttcaattttccagatagtCTTCTCACTGTCAGCAGCTGCTACACAGGAATTAACGCTTGCAAAGATTCGAACAATGTATGGGAAAATGGATGCAGAAATTCTTTCACAGCATGTAAGACGACACTGAATAGATATCAAACCATTCAAAAGTTATTTCAGCTTGGAATATCACCAAATGATCACAGTACTCCACTTCGTGTACTCTGTAACACAATATCTCATGCTCCTGGAGCAGGTCGTACATTCGGTGGAGTTATTGTTGGATACCTTGGAATGCGAACGTTTACACCTCGACCCGTGCCTTCGTTGTTGGATTCGATTGGAGGATTCGCAAGTgtttatggttaattttttcaaaatatttgttacaaaaattgaaataatgttttattgcaatttttcccaaaatatttattttccaaaattgcaaaagttttaaaaaaaatttacatgaaaacgtttttcattcaatttttcgaaaattaaaacaattctgatgtttccagaaataaagcggaaaaaattcttaaaataaatttaaattttaccaaaaaaacctgaaattttctgaaaagttagaaagttccaaaatagagtttcaaaaattttctgaaaaaaaaatgtttgaaaaaaattttaacaacaaattaattcatttttttctcaaagaatattccgaaaattagaaaaaaatattttgaataatttttcaaaaagtggaacATTTATGTGCAAATAATATAGGTATTTCCTAGGACTCATCGCAATGGCAGTTGACTCTGAAGGTCTCTATGCCTCACTGAAGTCTCTTGTCTCTGCAATCCGCTCTCAACCTCGCCTCCTCGCCACGTGGAATAACAATCGTTCATATCAAATCCTGGCAGTTCTTCTAGAAGATAAGGCTAAAATGCTCAATTCTCACATAATGCATATGGTATTTAACGTGACTGGAACTGCAGACACATCTCGAGAACACGCTCCGACTATCTCAAATCCATCGGCATTTGAAGATCTTTTATGTGACCTGAAAGTGTGGAAAGGAGCACCCAGTGAGCTGCATAAGATGCTGTTGGAGCATTTTTATGAGCTTATTACAGAGTgagattttgatattttaaagatttttgcaattatacacattttcagccaCCAACTGAACAATCTTCAAGTCGTTCGTAAATCATCTCTTCTATCTCGAATCTTACTGATTATTCATGATGAGCCAACAATGATTAAGAATACGGATGAGATTATATTCAATTTGATATCTGCAATTATGCAGCCACAATGTGATAGTCGAAgtatattgaaaattggacaaaGTATTGCAGCGACGCTTCCAACTAggtaaaataattggaatatatatgaaaattattctgatttttaaaacattagaaaaaaattactggcaatttttttactgtaaaaaaataattattaaaaatcaatagaaactgcaattttctatgttcaaaaaaataaattatagtaATTTCGATTTCAAGAGAAATATGgttaaaatgaaaacttagaatgaaaatttacagGCAACGTTTATAGAAtcaaactgtaaaaaataaaaacatttttttctcgaaatacggaaaaattgattttaaaaaatttggttttttcaatattcaggtaaaaaacaacattaaaaattaaaaaaaaaactacaattttgtatatcgaaataaaatttaaattcaaaaaactgaacacTTTAACAGAACAAAACAATAATTGTATTATTTCTGGAAACTTCaccttaaaaaataattttttcattcgtTTACTCAGctttcatatgttttttttcagcgaatcGGAATGCTATGAAGATTCCCATCTGCCATTCCACAtttccgaaattcaaaaattattcatcgAGTCATCAGATCCTCCACCAGAAGCACTACATCAAGTCTACATTCGGAATCGACTTTTAAACATTATTGCCAATTTCCTTGCCAACTCAAATACTCAAGTTCAACAACAAATGTGTGATCAACTCGTTCGAACTCTAGGATTTGATTGGTTATTTGCATTAATGTCACCTGGTGTTCATTCTGGAACTATATATCTTGCTCTTCGAATCCTTTTGCTCATTCTCAATCAACCATCCCTACTGGCTCGATTCAAGGAAGGATCTGCAAATGGTGGATGGCTATCTGAAGCTGATTCAGTTGTTCGGAATCGTGCAGCAGTGGTTCTGGGATTCTCAGTATCGGCTCACGGTGGAGCTGTTGGATCTAAAATTGACATCAATCCAGAGTTATCGAATTGTGGAGGATTTGCCGCGTTGGAGCATCTGATGGCTGCGCATGCCGACAAACCGTATCCATACTATGCAATGTTGTCCTTACTTGTGGGGCAGCCTATTTCAGCGCTGAGGTGAGTCTAGAGAGGCCCGTGAATATTGCAAGCCGCAAAAAGGCGGAGGGTAATTTTGCAAAGGTGTGGCGcggtttttaactttttttcttaaactgGATTAGCGCTGccactattcaaaaaaattcgtttcaaAACCGTGCCCGTAAAtcaactacagtaatcattttaagaattactgtagttttcgctaccagatattttgcgcgtcaaatatgttgtgcaatacgcattctcagaattgtATGCTCCTATAATACAATTTGAATAAAGTAGTTACAGATTCTGTGATCAATTCAACATGGAACTCGTATGGACACATGTCTTTGGTCTCAACTCGACGAGCTCTGTCTTTGAAGCTATAAACTCTGCGAACTTTTGTTTCGATGCAATAATCCCGTTGTTCGCAATGATTCGCACGTCGATCTATCACCAATCATCCATTCATCAACCATGGACAGTTACAAATCCATCGACTGTAGTTCAAATGATCACATTTATGTATCAGAATTCTCCAGCATTCTTCAATATTGCACATACTGATGAGTTCATTCTTGCATTGTTTTCTACACTTATTGAAGATACAAATGCAATGGGAGTCAAGTCAGAAGTTGCGAATAGAAGAAGTCAGGATGGAGGGGGATCTCCTGATGCCGAGTATTTTCAAGCTTGTTAGTACTAggttttaccgaaaaaaatcggaaaaaattttaaaaaaatctgaattataTCTTCtaggttttccaaaaaaaattcctaggtaattgaaaatttgaaaaaattttaaaagttgaaaaacagAGAATGCAAAAAActcccaattttcaaatttttctttttttctcatttttttctgaaaataattcagaGTAGGCATGctaaaacttttcgaaaaattaaaaaaaaacgtattttttcgttaaaaagtatttttaaaaagatccttatttcaaattttcagtcctCGCTCAACCAAATGTGCGAATTGTGATGGATCTTCTCAAAAAGATATGCTGTGACAATCTTCAAGTGAATACTTCCAAAAATGACACAATTATTGACGCGATTCTCGAtgtaaattttccatttccagtATCATTTTGAAGTATCTCGTTTCCAGAACATTTCGGAGAGTGGAAATACGCGAAAAACACAAATCGCCTGCCTGACTTCTCTACTTCATTCGGTTCTTGAACATACTGTTGGAACAGATCTTCTCTCATCATCAGCTCTTCCTCCAAACACACAAGCACAGAATATAGTTCAAATAGTCGCCAATATCTCCTTACTATCATCTCGTGCTGTTGATGCATTCTGGAATGGATTAGTATTTGGAAGTGAATCAATGAGAATGTTATCAACACTTTATCATCTTCAAGTGATTGCAagtaaaaaagtgaataaagCAGTGAATGCGGAACCGATTACTGGATGTATAATGAGAATGACATTGTTCATCTTGAGTCGACCGATAGACTCGGTTCCTGTTCAGCTCTCCGTTTTGGATGCTCTTAGTACATTGGTCTCGAAGCGATATCTATTCCTTTCTTCAAACGAAGCATGGTTCTTTGCATCGTTGACTCATTTGATTTTCATGTTATCAGTGACACCTGATGTTCTGTTTCAAGTGAGTTATattctagatttttgatttttcttaagaagaaaaccaaaattgatatttgagactaaatgttttgtttcggaaaatctttttatttttttgaaaaatttttaacataaaattctcagaaaaattcggaaaatctaaaaatctaaacttttttaattaataagaaaaaataattttcgggaaattttaagaaaacatttcttttccagaaattcgAGTGttggacatttttgaaaaaatttgaatttttttttgataaaccgggaaaaaattctgcacttttttttagctgatgttttttgaaaaataaccaaaattttttttgaatatttatattcgaaaaactaatttttttcctaaaatcaacaaaaattaaacattgcattttgtgactattttcagaaaaaaaaactaccatttttacttaaaaaataattttcagataataaacaattttcaattatttttaaaatttttttaaaatctagtacttttgagaaatatattgatactttaaaaaaaatggtcgaaactttttgattatgttcgaaaacgaaataaaattgttgaggaaataaaaaaaggtCTGATTTTGGAGGAAACTCCAATATTTAAACAGGTTCGGATCAAATTGAGTaagacacaaaaaaaaacgttttttttattaatccAAATTAGTTCCAGGACAACTCGTCTTCGTCGGATTTGGATAGAACAAGTGCTCAAGTAGCAATGTGTGCATGTCGTGTCTGGTCTGATGTAATTTGTGCAAAACAAGCACTGATCGAAGAGACATTCAAGAAACAATCGGTGACCGATATCAACGCTGCTCGTGCTCTTCTCTCCCATTCTGCTGGGGTCTATTGGCAACAGTTTGTGGATTCTCAGTTGAGAGCAATTCAGACTGGAGGTTCTTCTGCTCAGGGATCAGCCGTCACTGCGAAGGATATCATTCAGCAGCAAATTAGCTCGAAGTTCAACCGCGTTGCTTCAGGAATTACTCGATTTGCTGCGAAGCGATCAATGAGCACAACTACTGCTCTACCATCATCCGGATCGGTGGCAGCATGGAAGAGTACATCAACTGACAAGCAAGTAATATTCATGTGGCTCCGAGTTCATGTCAGTCTTATCAAAGAGCTCGTAAGAGCCCAGAGCACTCGATACACGGAATGGCATGCTCATGTTCGTAAGTGGTGTCTGCATGATTGGCATCAATGGGAAGCTGAGCTGACTCGTGAACGAGGAATTTGGGGACCCGAACGAGCATCGAAGCTGGAAAAGTTCAAGTTGGATCTCACAGAAGGTCCGACGACTCGAATGCGACGGAAATTAATTCCCAATCGAAATTTCTATCATATTTATCCATTCCGACCACATTTGGAAGCTCCATCCGCCAAGGCTCAACGAGCAAAAGTTGCGATTTCATTCGATTCGAAGCCATACTATGAAACTTGCCTTAGACATCGTCGCCGGACACTTGACACTCGAATTATTGATTCTTCAAATGTTTCGACAGCTTCACCTGAAGATGGATCTGGATCTTCCAATTTATTGGGATATTCGTTTACCGATTTGTCGCGTGAGTTTGGAGGCAACACGAAAAAGGAGAGCTcttaaaaatatggaattgCGAAATTATTTGAGAtaagaatttataaaaatagataaattttaagccaaaatctTGGATTTTGccgcttttttaaatttaaatatactaattttctacatttttatttcaaaaaaacatttgaaattattttattccaaaaatattgaaacttttgaaatccCGGAAGAAACGTCGAAAAGTTTCACATGCTAAGAAATccctatttttaaatttctgaaaatttccaaaatttcggtTTCCCAAATTCTGAATCaacaaaacaggaaaaaaccataaaatttttaaaattagggaaaagtttgcaacatttttttcaagttttaccTGAATTTGGtctttactttaaaatttttttgagtacgCTTgtccaaaatgaccgaatattgttataaaacactccaaataCTTCTAGTCTCTTAAGAAAATTGCCAAcattttggcctttttttttgaaaaatgggaaaaaccgaaaactgtaaattttcgatttttagactTTCAAGCGGAAACCCTTGTCTCCAACTCCATCTAACTTcataaaagtttcagaaatcaATTCCTCACTGATCCGACGTTTATCAACCACAGCTCCAGCCACCTCCAATGTATCTGGAACAAGCCTAGAGTTGAATGAAGAAGAATGTGAAACATCGGAACGAAAAGAAGACGATGAGtcgatttcttcaatttcagagaaaactgATAGTAATGGTGTACAATCATCTGGGCCTTCAACATCATCAAATACAACGAAAGAAGCTAAGAAAGaggagaaaaaagaggaaaagaaggCTGGACCAGATAATCAGACACTTTTAAGACTTCTGGAACAAGGAGAGCAACTCCACTCAATGTTCAGATGTGCAAGAATTCAAGGATTAGAAACTGCGGAAGGATTGCTACTTTTTGGAAGAGATCACTTTTATGTTGTGGATGGATTTACTCTTctcaaaacaaaagaaattcgagatttggattttttgagtcAAGAGATGCATGATCCGATTGTACCGTATCCGGCTACAGGTGCTACACAGCCACCGAAATCTTCGAGACTTTGTTCGAAATTTAGTTATAACATGATTCGGGAAGTTCATAAGAGACGGTGAGAGATTgagttctttgaaaatttcattagtaaatatattttattttccagatatttATTGCAACCTATTGCTCTTGAAGTGTTCAGTTCGGATGGACGAAATTATTTATTGGCATTCCCGAAAAAGATTCGAGATCGAGTTTTTgataagtgagttttttgaatcaatgaattaaaatattgtaaattaggaatataaattgttttcaacatttttaaaattatcgagtttcgtgaaaatctgaaatcgaaaatttacagttttcggtaattttggatttttcttaaatttttttttattttctgtaaatttgaaaactaaaacttGCAGTTTTCCGTTtagccgaaattgccgaatgtCGAAAATGCCCAAAACCGGcagttgccgaaattgccgattgccgaaattgccaaaaaattccaaaaccggcaatttccaaaaccggtaGTTGCCGATAATTTccgattgccgcgcacccctgagCGAGCACTTATTCATAAAGCTTTTGATGCCCTTTTCCCGCTGCCCAACAGTTAAAATAATAAaccataaattttcagattaacaTCAATGGCAATCAATCTCTCATCAGGAGGTTCTGATTCATTGGGAGGACAGAAAGCAAATGTGGCAATTGAAACAACTGGACGTGGAGCATCTCTACTCTCATCACTTATTGGCCAACAATCAGTAACTCAACGATGGCTCAGTGGAAATatatcaaatttccaatatttaatGCATTTGAATACTTTGGCTGGAAGATGTTATAATGATCTTTCACAATATCCGATATTCCCATGGGTTCTCGCAGATTATACAAGTTCTCAGCTggattttaataatatttctaCATTccgagatttttcaaaaccaatgGGAGCACAATCACCTGATCGACTGGAACAATTCTTAAAAAGATTTAGAGAATGGGATGATCCATCTGGAGAGACTCCACCGTATATGTATGGAACACATTATTCATCTGCGATGATTGTTGTATCATATCTTGTTCGATTGGAACCATTCactcaacaatttttatcacTTCAAGGTGGACATTTTGATCTTGCAGATCGAATGTTCCATAggtaaatttttctttgaaaatcacaaaactaGAACTTCCGACCATTCAGCGTTTAGCCACACCCACTTTTGTACCAATGAGCAAATAAAGGTGGGCGTACCTATTGGTCAAAAGttctaattttggaaaagtttaaatatagttttggcaaaacagaaaaaaatatcaataaaattaaattaaaaatttttcggaaatagGTTTCGAAAATCActacaaattataaaaaaccaacaacatattttcgatattttttaaaatttaacgattttgtcggttttttcgagaaaaataggttttttattattttcttattgtaaatttttttcgattttacgatttttagatttttttaattcaaaaatattacttttcaactcaaaaaaacattcaaaaaattgtgaaaccgcgaaattgaacttaaaaaaatattgtgattaggaaaataaactttcccaaaaagttcttaaaatgaagaaaagtagGCAACTCTCTTAATATTCTAGGTAACCcccgaaatttgaattttttttatcttcaagaacgtttttcaatttcaaatttcaaaatttccggctatttcaagtattttttaacttttgaaattctataaaatttattttgaaaaacaaaaaaataagcacattttctaaaaatcaagaaaattaagcaatgttttctgaaagtcaaaaaaaatccgaatttgtTTTggcggaattcaaaaatttctgataaatctaatatttttcagtcagaaaccacaaaactcgaatttttcagcgtCGGCGATGCATGGACATCAGCTTCTCGTAACAACATGGCTGACGTGAAAGAGTTGATTCCCGAGTTCTTCACATTACCCGAGATGTTCACGAACACGAATCATTTTGATTTGGGTGTCAAACAGAACGGTATTCATGTCAATGATGTGCTTCTGCCAGCGTGGTGTCATGGAGATCCACGTGAATTTATACGACTACATAGACAAGCGCTGGAAAGTGATTATGTATCATCTCATCTTCATGAATggattgatttgatttttggatATAAACAAAATGGAGAAGAAGCAGTGAAGAATAGTAATCTATTCCATCATCTTTTCTATGAAGGATCAGTTGATTTTGAGAGAATCGATGATCCTCTCACTCGAAATGCAACCATCGGATTTGTGAATAATTTCGGACAAATACCAACTCAACTATTCAAGAAACCGCATCCTCAGAAGAAGGTTAATATTCTTGAAGGATTCAGTAATACTCCTGGAGTAACAACTTCTCGATTATTCTACCATGCTATTCATAATATGTCGGCTCCCCAGACCCCATTCAAAGAGCTCCGATCGGCGATTGGTTCTATCCATCAGAATGATAAGATTGGAGTAGTTGCATTGGAACAGAATAAGGTGTTCATTGGAACTAATAGATATATTACATGGGGCCTACCGGATCGAAGTGTTCGAATGGGACAAATTGATAATGATAAATCGGTTTGTGTTCATGAAATGTGTGAAGTTGACGAGATGACGTGCGCGGCAGCTGGAGATGAGACAACGCTGTTCTGTGGAAATACTTCTGGATGTATTACGTAAGtttactgaatttttattacttCTGTATAGACTTAGTATTTTAGGATTACTATAATTTCGGAAGTAATGAGTTTTTGCCATTTAATGAAGGAAAATTGCCACAGTACTCAAGTGGTggctgttgcaaaaaaaatttcgaccaattttcgaaaagttttattatgatattcgatCACTTTGGCGCCATAGGAGTAGTTTTATTAACACTTTCCCCACTGGGGCTACTCCTCTTTTAAGTgaggaaaatttgacaaatccCTATCACAAAATACTCccattaataatttttagttcaaattaACACTATATTTTCAGGGTATGGAAAGTGAACAATAAGCCATTATCCATGAAGAAGCTGTCAGTGTTGAATGGACATTCCGATGCAATCACTTGCTTGGTTTCTTGTCAATCCCATGCTGTCCTTGTCTCTGCGTCTCGTGATCTGACTGTTCTCGTATGGCatctttctgaaatgttcttgATCCGACAACTTCCAAAACATCCACATGCAGTTCTTGCTGTTGCAGTCAATGATGCGACTGGAGATATTGCCACTGCCTGTTCTACTCTCTTACATGTTTGGACTCTAAACGGAGAACTCCTTGCAGTTTTGAACACGTGCGACGTGGCACCGGCGATTGATCCACAACAGATGATCATATCGTTAGCCTTCTCTACTGTAAGCAGACGcggaaaaattgggttttctaagaaaacattttgattttttaaatcgaaaccCTAACATATTCGATCTTCGGgctttaaaataaatgttcagatcaggggtgtgcggcaaatttgtcgaatttgccgaatatgTAAAACatggtaaattaaaaaaaatttgccgcacacatcaaaaaattgacaatgcgattttgaccaaaactattgattttgtcccaaaaaattcagtaaaatgacacaaaattgagttatttcgATGTTTAAGCATACACACTACACGGAATTTATttagaaaccagatgtgtgctaagaattcagtagtacatattggtgctccaaaaataccaaaaaaaaatcacaatttttggagtttattGAACACGGCAAATTGGCCGAATTTGCtgcgttcggcaaattttaagatttgccgcacacccctggttcaGACTTATATCGATATTTTCGAtggaaaaagttcgaaaaa includes:
- the wdfy-3 gene encoding WD repeat and FYVE domain-containing protein 3 (Confirmed by transcript evidence); this encodes METRDERTLSLLHLRKTFSEYLKIPVSGSRSNDPSRLLPLFHKVMSMYTPQQLNAEFKEVVHFATFLCSVLVKEVRQRAASTGTIEAAQSIAEFLRPGTELKGYTILEAIRFLLSSEDEIMIDAACKVSLPSTLVKTIYLFFDLPAAATTVTVTDLTENATETEDEMLKNNEKLHDMIGQIMEGLCRFKCVSEELVRKDDLLLLFVGTTSQVAEANNCWRKLCARLLEVIADKSITNAVIKYVIVKKCVRIFVKNLSSAPSNSHSDAQKTAESIICLSCFLKNSAYLTDQLLDEFYEADGYTVIKDFLLKSETDNEIVRNILLMAISLVNSGKFEITPQYTSGLVQLPAFQLPIPAGNGLSVRNLNAFALLYHVFLESTSESTSCTVIDILHSIYTCDPANYFILDKEYPLSIFIDQLERKPHAVRVKLLELIEFAVFQLSHIPCRELISLCVLLKTEISAGKTAMCTIIVQMCFKLITVDAIIKDAFREVGLLDALCFIIRRMFEMYEKNIQNASFTVTSTSSRSQDQLKLSLLTTDLLTIIIKNNTENGKLFTECFGAKLLIEIVCEVNEEWRSSLLQLVKQLLIVAPTDQYIMHLVNTLQDRIPIENLEVMFSLLKALLGVVRESHKVRIQFRKSGGFLALSALLLGLEKRFTDLHPAGDGRIPREQCQMLEFVHIIFKVFTLSMRFEPSNAKYFSTEITWDSITSLLRLTSIFNESTVISIEETEWKSLTHTDLASEIAACHEVFRLDDNIEAGNVPKGMPFNIYFGCYVCRLIFNMALDNYEKMTSDIRWNDDGASLEESIVSWTSSLLVHPGAIISMLCLLPSISASSMKWTIAAQYYVSLLLKAILKSERNQQIMCQVDMPKHLLRIAEKLFLTENHILLQPFYYLLERLSYQSLTPNQLRSFLRLDSPLCCRSLDDDEDDDDDSKIEIADNEGGPVPLQRVKALVSMMTPRDQYIGTAPSFVEFDMSVEGFAALYLPSLAPMFSTTKAERIFPPLNGFSFCTWIYLDALSDKKADAHPIRLLTVTRAVAPPNSDPPSKKPSQTAHLACFQCQFSAFDRSLLISTEESDQPGADLEKTANFQTDKLIRITLADQVRCGEWFHLAVVFNRSVLKSSQVSLYLNGRHISTQKLMYVAQNAGGAATQLAQTYSVNAVVGTLPALRRPSRLRFRLASIFLAEEPMTAETVRAVVQLQPHYIGNYQTASTAPLFHEEKIVFSLSAAATQELTLAKIRTMYGKMDAEILSQHLGISPNDHSTPLRVLCNTISHAPGAGRTFGGVIVGYLGMRTFTPRPVPSLLDSIGGFASVYGLIAMAVDSEGLYASLKSLVSAIRSQPRLLATWNNNRSYQILAVLLEDKAKMLNSHIMHMVFNVTGTADTSREHAPTISNPSAFEDLLCDLKVWKGAPSELHKMLLEHFYELITDHQLNNLQVVRKSSLLSRILLIIHDEPTMIKNTDEIIFNLISAIMQPQCDSRSILKIGQSIAATLPTSESECYEDSHLPFHISEIQKLFIESSDPPPEALHQVYIRNRLLNIIANFLANSNTQVQQQMCDQLVRTLGFDWLFALMSPGVHSGTIYLALRILLLILNQPSLLARFKEGSANGGWLSEADSVVRNRAAVVLGFSVSAHGGAVGSKIDINPELSNCGGFAALEHLMAAHADKPYPYYAMLSLLVGQPISALRFCDQFNMELVWTHVFGLNSTSSVFEAINSANFCFDAIIPLFAMIRTSIYHQSSIHQPWTVTNPSTVVQMITFMYQNSPAFFNIAHTDEFILALFSTLIEDTNAMGVKSEVANRRSQDGGGSPDAEYFQAFLAQPNVRIVMDLLKKICCDNLQVNTSKNDTIIDAILDNISESGNTRKTQIACLTSLLHSVLEHTVGTDLLSSSALPPNTQAQNIVQIVANISLLSSRAVDAFWNGLVFGSESMRMLSTLYHLQVIASKKVNKAVNAEPITGCIMRMTLFILSRPIDSVPVQLSVLDALSTLVSKRYLFLSSNEAWFFASLTHLIFMLSVTPDVLFQFQDNSSSSDLDRTSAQVAMCACRVWSDVICAKQALIEETFKKQSVTDINAARALLSHSAGVYWQQFVDSQLRAIQTGGSSAQGSAVTAKDIIQQQISSKFNRVASGITRFAAKRSMSTTTALPSSGSVAAWKSTSTDKQVIFMWLRVHVSLIKELVRAQSTRYTEWHAHVRKWCLHDWHQWEAELTRERGIWGPERASKLEKFKLDLTEGPTTRMRRKLIPNRNFYHIYPFRPHLEAPSAKAQRAKVAISFDSKPYYETCLRHRRRTLDTRIIDSSNVSTASPEDGSGSSNLLGYSFTDLSQINSSLIRRLSTTAPATSNVSGTSLELNEEECETSERKEDDESISSISEKTDSNGVQSSGPSTSSNTTKEAKKEEKKEEKKAGPDNQTLLRLLEQGEQLHSMFRCARIQGLETAEGLLLFGRDHFYVVDGFTLLKTKEIRDLDFLSQEMHDPIVPYPATGATQPPKSSRLCSKFSYNMIREVHKRRYLLQPIALEVFSSDGRNYLLAFPKKIRDRVFDKLTSMAINLSSGGSDSLGGQKANVAIETTGRGASLLSSLIGQQSVTQRWLSGNISNFQYLMHLNTLAGRCYNDLSQYPIFPWVLADYTSSQLDFNNISTFRDFSKPMGAQSPDRLEQFLKRFREWDDPSGETPPYMYGTHYSSAMIVVSYLVRLEPFTQQFLSLQGGHFDLADRMFHSVGDAWTSASRNNMADVKELIPEFFTLPEMFTNTNHFDLGVKQNGIHVNDVLLPAWCHGDPREFIRLHRQALESDYVSSHLHEWIDLIFGYKQNGEEAVKNSNLFHHLFYEGSVDFERIDDPLTRNATIGFVNNFGQIPTQLFKKPHPQKKVNILEGFSNTPGVTTSRLFYHAIHNMSAPQTPFKELRSAIGSIHQNDKIGVVALEQNKVFIGTNRYITWGLPDRSVRMGQIDNDKSVCVHEMCEVDEMTCAAAGDETTLFCGNTSGCITVWKVNNKPLSMKKLSVLNGHSDAITCLVSCQSHAVLVSASRDLTVLVWHLSEMFLIRQLPKHPHAVLAVAVNDATGDIATACSTLLHVWTLNGELLAVLNTCDVAPAIDPQQMIISLAFSTMNEWDNDNVIMCGTSDGIVKIYSCVVFENDGSVSEHPALENPNSNSNENHDRSAAIAARLEKQRKRLKNSSTTATSSSVSGSGSASLTSPGPASPSAGGSRATNIDVGGAQFVRVLVQRTALTMHTAFNRPDNVHPAPITAIAPSRDHRSLYVGDGIGRVWCWQSAEGGGRADHWVQDVTRQRCDDCEHKFTLADRKHHCRNCGQIFCSTCSRFESHITRMNISRPVRVCRKCFQRLQQSSNLHNL